The genomic region TATCTCTCTTCTCTTATTAAAAATGGGGAACCCAGTTGAAAAAGACTGGTTTGGAATTATctatgtcagactttatttttgggggctccaaaatcactgcaggtggtaattgcagccatgaaattaaaagacccttactccttgaaaggaaagttatgaccaacctagatagcatatttaaaagcagagatactactttgccaacaaaggtccgtctagtcaaggctatggtttttccagacatgtatggatgtgagagttggacagggaagaaagctgagcacagaaaaattgatgcttttgaactgtggtgttggagaagacttgagagtcccttggactgcagggagatccagccagtccatcctaaaggagatcagtcttgggtgttcattggaaggactgatgttgaagctgaaactccagtactttggccaactcatgggaagagttgactcattggaaaagaccctaatgctgggaaggatttggggcaggaggagaaggggatgacagaggatgagatggctggatggcatcaccgactcaatggacatagatttgggtagactccgggagttggtgatggacagggagggctggcgtgctgcaattcatggggtcgcaaagagtcggacacgactgagcaactgaactgaactgaatgtgtggtGAAAATGGACATGTTGTTTAATAATCttctacatttaaaatagttCACTATTATGTTATTTcactattcataaatatttatatagtaactggtcaaataattttttaacaaatgCTTAGAATCCTTTCTGGTTAGGTAGGCAGCATTTTCTagataaatatttgctttataaacaTTTAGAAGCATGAATATTAAgcaaaaagctttcttttttcagaatgttatggagtgatttattttctttcattcatttaaaattttttattgtagttgctaagttacaggtatacagtGTAGTGATTTTCAAGTTTTAAAGGTTGTATTCCATttgtagttataaaatattggctatattactGTTgagtgcttagttgtgtccgacgctttgcaaccccatggactttagcctgccacgttcctctctccgtggaatttgttgtacaatatatcatgcagcttattttatacctaataattTGTACTTCTTacatccctgggcttctctggtggctcagatgatcaagtatcgtgcagtgcaggagacccaggtttaatcctggggtcaggaagctaccctgaagaagggtatggctactaattccagtattcttgcctagagaattccatggacagaggagcttaggggctagtttatggggtcacaaagagtcagacacaactgagtaactaacactaacacatccctacccctatattgcccctcccttcttctctctcccactGCTAACCActagtttttacttttttgttatagtcactagtttgttttcttttttagattacacatttaAATGTtgttatattttgtgtgtgtgacatatCACTTAAGCATAATGCTCTCCAAGTAATTTTATACTTTCTTGAAAGTAAAGGATATTTGCTTGATGGTATCTTGTTCTTAGAGTTACACAGAAAGGAAGTTTCACATGTTACTTTGTCACTTTAAGTTTATATCTAAAGAAATGGATAGAAAGTTAAGTCAGTAGATAAAGCTGACCAGAAGGAGCTAAGGCAATTTGAGTTATCTTAAGAAACAGAAAGATTtacttgtttttatatatatatatatatatatatttgtacttcttacatccctgggcttccctggtggctcagatgatcaagtatcgtgcagtgcaggagacccaggtttaatcctggGGTCAGGCTAAGCCTACCataccatatatatgtatggtaggcagatatataattataaatttctaaGACTTAATTATATGATTgagataaaaatcttttttagctCCAGTAGTTTTCATGATTgagataaaaatctttttttagcTCCAGTAGTtttcatattggagaaggcaacgacaccccactccagtactcttgcctggaaaatcccatggatggaggagcccggtaggctatagtccatggggtcgctaagagtcagacacgactgagcgacttccctttctcttttcactttcacgcattagagaaagaaatggcaacccactccagtgttcttgcctggagaatcccagggacgggggagcctggtgggcttcgtctatggggttgcatagagtcggacacgactgaagcgacttagcagcagcagcagcagttttcatatttcttcagaaaacatctactttgtcATGCAAACTGTTTTCAACTGGGATATCTTCCTGTTTTGAATTTTAGGGCAGCAGCAATGACTCTGCGCACGGTATTGTTGTCATTACAAGCTCTGCTGGCAGCTGCAGAACCGGATGATCCACAAGATGCAGTAGTAGCAAATCAGGTAAGATAGTTACTTTTGAAAGATTGCCTTATCTAGTGGTTTGCAGTGTTAGAACATAAGCATGTCTATTGAAACGAAATCTGGAAATGGTTTCCTTTCTTGCTGTGAgattattatattacatataatagtgAAAACctaatttagtgatttttttaacATAGTAGTTTAATTGGGTGTATTAAATAAACCCAGTACAGTCAGTtgcttttttctaatatattgtGCCGTTTTCAAGAATTACATAGTGAACACCCATTTATCTGCCTACTGTCTTGATTCTGTGCTTAACATTTTACTTCATGTGTGTGTCCATTTGTCTTTTAATTCAGTGATGATCTTTCCCTGATGATACTGTTAATCAGCTCCAGCTGTGGCACTGAAGTGGCATGATGAAGGTTATCAAAGACCTTGTTGTTGCCAaatggaataaatatttttcagttctgatCTTTGATTTCCAAGGCAGAGGTTAGCAAATTACAACCAGACTggctgtttttgtaaataatgttttattggaaCACCCCCATTTGTTTACAGCAGAAAGTGGCAGAACTGAATAATTATGACAGGGACCACAAGGTCTGAAAGCCTGAATAATTATTATAAGAAAGTTTGCCAGCTCCTACTCTAAACCATTAGGATTTATTGAGCCTTgtaagattttttgtttgtttttttttaacccagaagtttttttcatctcttgacttctcttcctgtctttgtAGTTGTGGTTGTTCCCTCTTAGTTCCTACCATTACTCCCTCagcccccactttttttttttgccatgttgcCCACCCTctaaaatcttagttccccaaccaggaatggaacccttgcccctgcagtggaagtgtggagttctAATCattgggctgccagggaattccctctcctCTCTTTTAAATATACTTCCTCAGTTCTTATTACatcctttctttcactttccattttataCTCTTATTTGGATGATCATATCCACACTGATGTTGCCACCTGTATGTTGATACAATAGTCAGGCTTGACCTTTCTCCTAAACCCAAAAACCTGTTTGGAACCAGAGAGCTCTATATGAATATCCCATGAGTACCTTAGTGCAACATTCCCATAACTGAAAGCAGACTCTTAAACCCTGTGAACCTGTCCATCCTTCTACAGACAGCTTGTTTATATATCCAAGTCACAGATATGGAGTACTTCTCTATGTCTCCTTTTCTCTCATATCTCAATATGTCTGTCATAATACTTCTCTAACTGCTTTCgttcacatatttaaaaattctcatttgaCTGTTCTGATGGAATTTCCTACTTCAGccttttctttttaccttctACACTGATAGCAGTTAGCTTTATAAAGTTCAAATCCTATTTCATTTTACTATTAAAACCTATTAATACCTCTACTGTCACCTACTTGGTAAATCCAAATTACTTAGTTTGAAAAGTTCCTCCATGATTTGAACTATGTCctaaattcttcagttcagttcagtcgctcagtcatgtctgactctttgcaaccccatgaacagcagcacaccaggcctccctgtccatcactaactcccagaatccacccaaacccatgtccatcaagtcaatgatgccatccagccatctcatcctctgtcatccccttttcctcctgccctcaatctttcccagcatcagggtcttttccaatgagtcagctcttcgcatcaggtggccaaagtattggagtttcagcttcagcatcagtccttccaatgaacacccaggactgatctcctttaggttggaccagttggatctccctgcagtccaaggaactctcaagagtcttctccaacaccacagttctaaattCTTACTGTTCCTCAAACTCAGGCTATTCAAGATTGTCGTTCCTACATGTCATTCCACCCAGTCTGTCATGTTTCCTGCCTAAGAAAACTTTTCCTTTTACaaacttcttcctttcctttgaaaAACTGTTCACtccctattttatgtatattccTGTTAATATGTCCTACTATTATTTGCCATAGAGTGCTTAGAATTATGGTTTAACATGTTATATATGTTCTATTGATTTCAGTTTTGATAGAAGCATGGCTTGGACCTCAGCTTTGATTTCCTGTTGAGTTCTGAGCCTCAGAGGTTGAGATTGGACTCAGTTTTCTTTTGACTCTGTTGGGTCGTCTCACTTATTTCCTTGTTAATAATGGTAGAAActagatttataattttaatgtatagaaatactcTGTGTATAAAACATCTTAAGAAATATTAAagcaaatttaatattttaaatttataatttgctTTATTAAGTAATGGTAGTCTCAGAATACTTGAGAATAAATTTACCTCTTCCAATGCATATGAAgaatcttacattttaaaaagtgctctGTCGTGAGTTCATAATCATCTCAAAACGTGCTATAAGTTAGGATTGCACATGGAGTTTCCTTAAATCACTACGGTAATAGAACTCTCACAAAACAGCCAACTCTCTGTATTCTAGCCCAAGCTGTGATTAATACAAAAATTGGTCACATTTATTAGTTACTGTCCACTTAATTTTAGAAGCTAGTAATTCTGTTTATCTGTGTAATGTTTGCCACTGCACGATGATTAGAGGCATCTCTGATAACTCCATTTAGTGTTAGTTTTCTACTACTTTGTTGAAATTGGAGATTAAAgttgataaatattatatatctttgtttttctttcatcagtgcaACTTGTGAATTGCAGGTTCACGTTAAACAGTCTTTTCTTCAGTGACATAGTTTGTTTGCTATGGAAAGTGAATcagtcacatttaaaaaatctaatctacatttatttagaaaaatcagGTTTTTAGGCAATTAAGAGATGAGTTCCTATTTTTAATACTATAACTGCATTGTCATATCAATCAATTTTTCCCCCATATAGTACAAACAAAATCCTGAAATGTTCAAACAGACAGCTCGACTTTGGGCACATGTGTATGCTGGAGCACCAGTTTCTAGTCCAGAGTAcaccaaaaaaatagaaaacctatGTGCTATGGGCTTTGATAGGGTAAGTACATAAAGGcatgttgatttttatttatttgttaaattattgTTGCAAATCCTTGGCTGACAAAAGTGGTTCAGCGGTACTCTAAATCTAATTTTGATAAGCAAACTTTGTTATTAaaactagtgatttttttttaaactttggctGGTTCagtcattgattttattttattttaaaaaataattttatttatttatttttggctgtgctgggtcttcactgttgctcgggctttttctctagttactgcaagctggggctactctctagttgtggcctgcGGGCTTCttactgtgatggcttctcttgttgcggcacATATCGTCGTGACTTCCTGGgttgtagagcacaggttcagtaacggtggcacacgggctcagttgcttcactacatgtgggatcttccccagccaggaatcaaacctgtgtcttctgcattggcaggcggattctttacttctgagccaccaaagaagctctAGTCGTTGGTTTTAGAGTTTTTAATGCACTTCAAGTGCAAGGTAACTTGAAAAAACAAGGTgtggtttttttaatataaagacaGTGAGtgatacagtattttaaaaatatttccttgagaTTTTATTTTGTCCCCTTTTCTTTTCTACAGAATGCGGTAATAGTGGCCTTGTCTTCAAAATCATGGGATGTAGAGACTGCAACAGAATTGCTTCTGAGTAACTGAAACATAAAGAGAGATGCTGATATAGTCAAGCTTGCCCCTTCTTGGAGGAGCATCAACATCTGTTATTTTTAGGATTCTGCATAGATTTCTTTTAAACTGGCATTCTTGCCTAATGATGTTATCTAGGCACCATTGGAGACTGAAAAAAATCCCTGCTCTGTAAATAAAGCTAATTAAACGTCTGTGTAAATTTAAAAAGGggaaatactttaatttttttcttacttaataGTGTAAAAATTCTTTTGAGCTAAGCTAAAACCATGGAAAAAACATGCTACTTTAGTGTTTAGCAGTATACCAAGACTAGCAAGAGTTTGCTTCAGGATTTCGTTGAATAATTAAGATAATATTTTGAGTGTGTCAGGGCCATTCAAATTGTTGGTGTTGCATCACAGCTACCTTAACTGTTTTTAACATGGATCCTCTGTGCCTGTGAATTTACTTGCATGCTTGTACTTGACTTCTTAGGATGGGTAGCTGAAAAGACCACCATTTTAAGCATTTGAGAATTCTTCAATATGAGATTTATCCAGAAATGAAGATGGTGACCTAGTCAGAGCCTTTTTTGTCCTTGTCAACAGACTATGACAACATATctgtttttcccctctttccacACACAGCTAATATTCTAATATTAAATTTCTCAATATTTGGTGGGGAAATGTGCTGAAGGACAGTATCCCTTGCTCCATTTTAGGTCATCCATTTGGAATGTTTTGTCACAATTCTCCACTCTTAAAACTTTCCTATATAAGTAAATAATGTTGTAAAAATGGAGCtgccaattttgtttctttttttttttttaaaaaaaaacagtaaattctTAATGTTGCAGTATTCCCAGATTAAATGAAAAGAACCCAGCTTAATTTTTCAGTGAATTTAACATCTTTCGATTTTTGGACTGGTGGAATTTTTCTTTGAGAACTTGCAAGGATGAAATCAACTGTTTGCAGGTTTTTTAGCCTGATTTTGGCTTTATAGAGATTGCTTGCACTTCCCCCTGTTAACACATGAAAGCTGTGTTGGTGTTTTACTGTACATACTTCAGATGCACATAGGAATAGAAGTGTGTTATAAATCTAGCTTTCTTTATGATGTTTCTGATAATATGAGAATTGAAAACTTTACCTTCTCTTGTACATAGTCAGACTTTCTATACGTATTAAAGTTACACTTCACTCTAAGTTCAAAGTTTGAAAATTATTAGTTTTGCAAGCTTTAACACTAATGTGAACATTTTATGAAGGGTGAAATGGATTTGTGTAGGCAGTTCTATACGTAGAAACACAGTTCTTATTAAATATTCAGGACCAATGcagaaataacaaaaatgtaaTGAAATCTGAATGAATTAAAGTGAGGCTGTATATGGAAAGTCATATTATAAAAAGTTTGCTTTCTTCAAGTGTTATTTATCCTAAATTATAATGGTTAAGTGTTTGGAAAATAGTTTTGAACAGTAAATTCAGCATAATTTCATTTGACTTCTCAGTAATCTTAGAAGCAATAAAAAGAACcattattaaatatattgtaATGTTAAGATGTGAAGGTTCTTCCAGAAACTTGTAAGGCTTTCCTAATCAGTAGTAAAACTCTTGTAGTTGATTTTATTGCATACTAAACACAAGTTgctgttttttcccctttgtttgcCTAAGTATAAATTTCTTTATACAATCACCTTCTTTAATTGTAATTTAGTTACTTTCTAAAGATGCCAAAGGAAAcaagattttctttatttattttaaatagctaaaaccatgtacttttctttatattttgaggTAAGGTTGGAATTGTGTGAAAATGTGGACAGTTTTTGTTCCATCGTtgtttagaattaattttttttgttttgtttagtggAGGGTGGCTTGGTAATGTTAGTAATATTTGcgttattttaaatatcaaacaCCTCTACCCAGTTTACTATTTGCCTGTATTATCAGGGTATATTTAATTGTCCTGTGGTTTGACAAATGAGAGAGAGAACTCAGAAGTTACTAAGGATCAAGCATTGTATGCTTTGCTCTTGGCGGCAGCTGTAACTTGCCTATGACTTTTATGCACATTAGCCCCTTAGGGTATACTCATCTAGCTGCAATTCAGTATCCCCAGTGTCCAGGAAATGGAAAACTACAATATTTGGTATGAGAGGTTCTCCATAAtggattttcatttcaaaaatttacctcatttacatttaatgtgattatcTGTTTTCTGGTACATTTCCCACTATCGCCTTCttactgggttttttgtttgtttgtttttttcctattttctacaGGTAGATTTATTTccccaaacataaaaataaacgcatttgcttttttctcttgtcTTATATATGTTTAGAAAAAGAACAGTAAAAGTACAGGTCTAGGGAAAGCATACCCtgttggaaattatttttataattctcaATGGTTTGTGATTTGTTAGTTGTAAAGGCTTCAAAAATTATAGTTAAATGTATGTGTAGTTTTATCCCATCTGGGCAGATAATTTGCTACAAGTCACTGATACTCAAATAGTCTTCTGTGATGATCAGGTCTGTTTCCTGAGTGTGTGTCTgacttttaaaagaacaaataattagTTGTGTTAGTATTTCAGTACAGACTGAATGAATAAGTAGCAGTTTGTGATCCAAATAAGTATGCGGTAAGGTATATAAATATTTGAGGAACTTGGTACTAAATTAGATGCCCCATGCTGGCTCCCCCAAATGTTTGGAATTGTGGCTGTGATTTACATAAACACATAATGCATtcaagtatatatatgtgtgtttatattctGACCATTTTGCTTTTGAGAAGCATTTTCTGTGAAATGAAAggctgggtttttttcttttttgggggaagtGTTTCACATTTGTGATTGCTGATAGTGCATAAAACtatgcaaaataattttaaagtatgagAAAGAACTGGCAGATAAAGTACATATTGCTTATTTTTGCAGTACAGAATGCAGCATGTTGTGTTACTGCTGCTTAACAAGTTTATCAGTGTGAAAAGCAATTCTTAGCTCTAAGTGTATGCCTGATTTGAGCTTTTAAAACTCTGCAATAGGGGTGTAATAATGTGTCCACGATCCTTGTTAGTAACACAGGAAAcagaaactttgtttttttagttttgttttagagATAGATTTGGGCATGGGACAGTTGGAGCCATGTATACTTTCTTGTACATAGATGGAAACAGTGTTTGGATAGGAAAGAGGAAGCTGTTTACAGTTAACTTTATTTCATggatttttacaaaataatgtaTGACTCACTTTTTACTTGTACGAACCATTGATTTtgaaaatttgcatttccattcttttagtactagttaaaaataaatgcttaacaTCAGCTGTTTACTATCACTGGGGAAGAAGTTAACTTGAAATATTTACTGATAAATAGCCTTTTCTTAAAGTGTGACTTTTCTGCCTTGTCTGCATACTATGTCACATGTTCTATTTGCACTGTTGCAATATGGGTCAAAAGTCTTGTGGCATAGGGCTAGGGAAATGTCAGTCTCTCACTTGTCCCATTTGTTCTGTTACTGTTCTGTGGGACTGATCTACCCTCATAAACCTGTGATCATCGCCTAAATGTTAAGTTGTGAATGTGTCACCTTTTGCTTGGTTATTTCAACCAGGcattgaatatatatgtatatgtatatattcaatgCTGCTGTATATAATCAGATGTGGCACAGTTTATCAGTTTGGTCCTGGGGGTGAATGGATTCAGAAATCATTTGCACTGTGCTGTTAAATGATCCTTGTGTGCTTGCTGTTACCTACTTTTTACAGGCATCGTAATAAAAGCTAGACTATTTCTTTGGGGGGAAAGAGActtatttaatgtaatttaaagACTTTTCCAATAGAAAATGGAATACTATTgaaaataatatctattttttaGCTTTCAGCAATTGATGGTGCTTTGTTGTGGTGTCTGCTGGAAGTCTACTGCCATTATAGGGATACTCATTAACCTCACCGAGAAAGAATCTTGCTTGTTAGCTTCTCTAGATCTCTATTCTAAACAATCTGTTAGTGATGATAAATTCTATAGGAGGATCTGTTCTGAGCCGTTAACTTCCTGTAAGGGGAAAATGGGTGGGTTACCAGAAAGACCATTGAAGCAGGGTGGGCCGGGGGTGGAGGGCTGGGTATTTGTCTTGAGAATTAAAAACTACGAAACACTTTTGTacacaactgattttttaaaaaataaacacatttttaaagatgttgaatttttttccccccttactgggaattcttaaaaataaatgcatgtgtgTTTTCCCCTGAAAATGGTTTATATCTTCTTTCTGGGTACTCAGCAATGGACCGGCAATTAAGCCCCCACATTACTTTAAATAAGGAAAGGAACCAGGTGGATAGTTTTACTAGACAGCTTTATAGTGATGAATGTATGTTGATAAGTGCAGTAAATTATATTTGTGCTTTGAATCTGAGttaattttaattgattaaaAGTGAATTGGAGttaattttaattgattatttatttgaaaatataacatTATTTGGCTAGATTCTGATTCAGAAATTTAGAATAATCCAGAGGTAGTTGATACTGAAAgtagtaattttaattttcatataagcACAAAAATCTTTCTGAAAAGGGTGCCTCTTACAATGGAAAGGACTGAATTGTTTCAGAAGTGGGTTATTCTGTACGTGGATTACTCCTGCCTCTATTGATACTCATCATTAGAAGAGGCTATGCTGTTAGGATTTGTATTAATTATTTCAGATGACAAACTGATTGTTACTTTGTGTCTCTAGGACATTTATAACCAGCTTTCAGCAGGCCTGTGAGTTACTATAGCCTGGAGATGGAATTGCTTCTCACTGGAGTAGCAGGATGAAGGGCTAAGGATGGTGCAggctatatattttaaagtcaagggaaaaaatggaattcAAGACCACTCATGATATTCCCTAGAACAGGATGGTCAAATCTAAAAGATGGTAAACACTTGGTATGTGCTTTGTTTCATCAAAGAGTTAACGTGAATTCTCTAAAATTTTCTGAGAGTATGTCCGGTAGTAATATACCATCTACTCAGATATTTATGTTGTAAAATTCATTTCCCATCATTTAATTTCAGTAAAAATACATTAAAGCACAACATTATAATTTTACTTATCTATTACAGTAAATTACTTTTTGATAGGATATTGACCAAAGTCAAGAAGGCCAAGCGGTTTTAAAATCAGTTAACGATACTTGATGCTTGTAGATCCTTTTTTCAAGAACACAGATAAAACAGGGTAAACACTAAAAAACTGGGCAAAATTTCAGAAACccaagtattttttatttcttgctgAGTTAATATACTTAGTACTTTGTTTCTTCCTTAGAGTATGTAGAGAATATACCTAATTTTTATGTAAGGGCAACAGATAGTGCCTTTTGTTTTACATAGCTAACATTCTAATTATTGTATTTAATCCTCAGCTCTCCGTTTTTAATATGTGAACTATATATTCCATTGCTATATATGTTCATTATTTGTATTATATTGGTTAATACTGAGGAATAGGATTAATGACATTCCACTGGTATCTCCAAACCATGTTCATAGGATTGCAGAATTTTAAGGAAAAGGAGATCTGTcagtctcctttttaaaaatagatcaaTTTAAGTAGGAtacccagtgaaagtgaaagtcgcttagtcatgtccgactctttgtgaccccatggacagtccatggaa from Bos indicus x Bos taurus breed Angus x Brahman F1 hybrid chromosome 6, Bos_hybrid_MaternalHap_v2.0, whole genome shotgun sequence harbors:
- the UBE2K gene encoding ubiquitin-conjugating enzyme E2 K — protein: MANIAVQRIKREFKEVLKSEETSKNQIKVDLVDENFTELRGEIAGPPDTPYEGGRYQLEIKIPETYPFNPPKVRFITKIWHPNISSVTGAICLDILKDQWAAAMTLRTVLLSLQALLAAAEPDDPQDAVVANQYKQNPEMFKQTARLWAHVYAGAPVSSPEYTKKIENLCAMGFDRNAVIVALSSKSWDVETATELLLSN